A single Halarcobacter anaerophilus DNA region contains:
- the rplD gene encoding 50S ribosomal protein L4 yields the protein MSNAVEVKANELPESFKEINSHNLYLYVKSYLAAQRANTARVKNRSEVSGGGKKPKAQKGSGGARWGSKRSPLFVGGGQVFGPTKRNYNQKINKKQKVLALNYAINTHAEKGSLFVADSIKAESGKTKDAVSIINGLNQRDTLVIVDTIEEKTYLAFRNIKNCYMIEKQEINAYLISAYHSVLIEKSVLESLTKEA from the coding sequence ATGAGTAACGCTGTAGAAGTAAAAGCAAATGAGTTACCAGAGTCTTTCAAAGAGATTAACTCACACAATTTATACCTTTATGTTAAATCATATTTAGCTGCTCAAAGAGCAAACACTGCTAGAGTAAAAAACAGATCTGAAGTAAGCGGTGGTGGTAAAAAACCAAAAGCTCAAAAAGGTTCTGGTGGAGCTAGATGGGGTTCTAAAAGATCACCTCTATTTGTTGGTGGTGGACAAGTTTTCGGACCTACAAAAAGAAACTACAATCAAAAAATCAATAAAAAGCAAAAAGTTTTAGCATTAAACTATGCTATTAACACTCACGCTGAAAAAGGTTCTTTATTTGTAGCTGACTCAATTAAAGCTGAGTCTGGTAAAACTAAAGATGCGGTTTCAATTATTAATGGATTAAACCAAAGAGATACTCTTGTAATTGTTGATACAATTGAAGAGAAAACATACTTAGCGTTTAGAAACATTAAAAATTGTTATATGATTGAAAAACAAGAAATTAATGCATATTTAATTTCTGCATATCACTCAGTACTAATTGAAAAATCAGTATTAGAATCATTAACAAAAGAGGCGTAA
- the rpmC gene encoding 50S ribosomal protein L29, whose amino-acid sequence MNYSDLKEKSLQELNELLKEKKVLLFELKAKLKTMQLTNTSELRACKKEIAQIQTAITAAKN is encoded by the coding sequence ATGAATTATTCTGATTTAAAAGAGAAAAGCTTACAAGAGCTAAATGAGTTATTAAAAGAGAAAAAGGTGCTTCTTTTTGAATTAAAAGCTAAGCTAAAAACTATGCAGTTAACTAATACTTCTGAATTAAGAGCGTGCAAAAAAGAGATTGCTCAAATTCAAACAGCAATTACTGCAGCTAAAAACTAA
- the rplO gene encoding 50S ribosomal protein L15, giving the protein MALDNLQPATGSTKDVKRVGRGQGSGMGKTSTRGQKGQKSRSGFKIKRGFEGGQQPLQKRLPKIGFFSRVAKPYSINVDKVKQVAQLEEITVESIKSVYKLSKSVTKVKLIGASAKELVSKIKDENVTTTGK; this is encoded by the coding sequence ATGGCATTAGATAATTTACAACCGGCAACTGGTAGTACAAAAGATGTTAAAAGAGTAGGTAGAGGTCAAGGTTCAGGAATGGGTAAGACTTCTACAAGAGGTCAAAAAGGTCAAAAATCTAGATCTGGATTTAAAATTAAAAGAGGTTTCGAAGGTGGTCAACAACCATTACAAAAGAGACTTCCTAAAATTGGATTCTTTTCAAGAGTAGCAAAACCTTACTCTATCAATGTTGATAAAGTAAAACAAGTTGCTCAACTTGAAGAAATTACAGTTGAATCAATTAAATCAGTATACAAACTTTCAAAAAGTGTTACAAAAGTTAAATTAATTGGTGCTTCTGCAAAAGAATTAGTATCTAAAATTAAAGACGAAAACGTAACAACTACTGGAAAATAA
- a CDS encoding 50S ribosomal protein L23, with protein sequence MADITDIKAILYTEKTIELQENGVIVVQTSPRMTKNGLKEVFKEYFGVTPSKINSLRQSGKVKRFRGRPGRRPDFKKFYVTLPEGAEIANLSA encoded by the coding sequence ATGGCAGATATTACAGATATTAAAGCAATATTATATACAGAAAAGACAATCGAGCTTCAAGAAAACGGTGTAATCGTTGTTCAAACAAGTCCTAGAATGACTAAAAACGGTTTAAAAGAGGTATTTAAAGAGTACTTTGGAGTAACTCCATCAAAAATTAACTCTTTAAGACAAAGTGGTAAAGTGAAAAGATTTAGAGGAAGACCTGGTAGAAGACCGGACTTCAAAAAATTCTATGTAACATTACCTGAAGGCGCTGAAATAGCGAACCTATCAGCTTAA
- a CDS encoding ribonuclease T2 family protein, with protein MNKILIILGLTITLLFSKGEKGEFDYYVFALSWEAGFCEKQNYSKIECKEAQKDEFSVNNFILHGLWPNKNDDPFSKYSDCENTYKCEGEGGCWPNLPDLHLTAVYKEKLSKYMPGVDSYLQRHEWHKHGTCTNKTPTEYFNQASKLVEEFSKSSFDDFISDHRGSRVSNGQIYQEFEKAFGKSSARTLKLLCSKKANGKYLTEIRFSLKKDIDVTKSISSNIFAPEGNQFDGCGGENSYVNILELKTK; from the coding sequence ATGAATAAAATATTAATAATATTAGGTTTAACAATTACCTTGCTGTTTTCAAAAGGAGAAAAAGGGGAATTTGATTATTATGTCTTCGCTCTTAGCTGGGAAGCCGGGTTTTGTGAAAAACAAAATTACTCAAAAATAGAATGTAAAGAGGCGCAAAAAGATGAGTTCTCTGTAAACAATTTTATTTTACATGGATTATGGCCGAATAAAAATGATGATCCGTTTTCTAAATATTCAGATTGTGAAAATACCTATAAGTGTGAAGGTGAAGGAGGTTGCTGGCCAAATCTGCCTGATTTGCATCTTACCGCTGTGTACAAAGAAAAACTTAGTAAATATATGCCGGGCGTCGACTCTTATTTGCAAAGACATGAATGGCACAAACACGGAACTTGTACAAATAAAACACCGACTGAATATTTTAATCAGGCTTCAAAATTGGTTGAAGAGTTTTCAAAAAGTAGTTTTGACGATTTTATATCAGACCACAGAGGAAGTAGAGTTTCAAACGGACAAATTTATCAAGAATTTGAAAAAGCATTTGGAAAAAGCAGTGCTAGAACCTTAAAATTACTTTGCTCTAAAAAAGCTAACGGAAAGTATTTAACAGAGATTAGATTTTCTTTAAAAAAAGATATTGATGTTACAAAATCTATTTCAAGCAATATTTTTGCACCGGAAGGAAATCAGTTTGATGGATGCGGAGGAGAAAATAGTTATGTAAATATTTTAGAGTTAAAAACCAAATAA
- the rplC gene encoding 50S ribosomal protein L3 encodes MEFIVEKIGMSRTISVPATPVTLLKVLDAKVCDVNEGVALVSYSDGKKINKAIEGQQKKYGLSKEFNRFATLDVANTEAGDLDVSVLSEAKVLKTTFKTKGRGFQGGVKRWNFAGGRASHGHRMGRRVGSIGNCEWPGRVMPGKKMPGQYGNTNVTVKNEVVSFNAETGILVVKGSVSGSNGRLGRVRIAK; translated from the coding sequence ATGGAATTTATCGTAGAAAAAATCGGTATGAGTAGAACTATTTCAGTTCCTGCAACACCAGTTACACTTTTAAAAGTTCTTGATGCAAAAGTATGTGACGTAAATGAGGGTGTGGCACTTGTATCTTATAGCGATGGTAAAAAAATTAACAAAGCTATAGAAGGTCAACAAAAAAAATATGGTTTAAGCAAAGAGTTTAATAGATTTGCAACATTAGATGTTGCTAACACTGAAGCTGGTGATTTAGATGTATCTGTATTATCTGAAGCTAAAGTTTTAAAAACAACTTTTAAAACTAAAGGTAGAGGTTTTCAAGGTGGAGTTAAAAGATGGAACTTCGCTGGAGGTAGAGCATCACACGGACACAGAATGGGTAGAAGAGTTGGTTCTATCGGTAACTGTGAATGGCCAGGTAGAGTTATGCCGGGTAAAAAAATGCCAGGACAATACGGAAATACAAATGTAACTGTTAAAAATGAAGTTGTTTCATTTAACGCAGAAACAGGAATATTAGTTGTAAAAGGTTCAGTATCTGGATCAAATGGTAGATTAGGAAGAGTAAGGATTGCTAAATGA
- a CDS encoding type Z 30S ribosomal protein S14 yields the protein MAKKSMIAKQQRKAKFSSRAYTRCTVCGRPHSVYRDFGLCRVCLRKMANEGLLPGVKKSSW from the coding sequence ATGGCAAAAAAATCGATGATTGCTAAACAACAGAGAAAAGCAAAATTCTCTTCAAGAGCATATACAAGATGTACTGTTTGTGGTAGACCTCATTCAGTATACAGAGACTTCGGTCTTTGTAGAGTTTGTTTAAGAAAAATGGCTAACGAGGGATTACTTCCTGGCGTTAAAAAATCTAGTTGGTAG
- the rplF gene encoding 50S ribosomal protein L6, with protein MSRIGKKPIAIPSGVEVAVDGTVVTVKKGNKAIPVETHGRVEVKVEDSNVVLDRVGEDKESSAFWGTYRALINNAVTGLNEGFSKSLEINGVGYRAAVKGKVLELQLGYSHPINYDIPEGLEISVEKNIIHVKGADKQQVGQAAAIIRGFRKPEPYKGKGVKYTDEHIVRKAGKTAKK; from the coding sequence ATGTCTAGAATTGGAAAAAAACCTATCGCAATCCCAAGTGGAGTTGAAGTAGCAGTAGATGGAACTGTTGTAACAGTTAAAAAAGGGAATAAAGCAATTCCTGTTGAGACTCATGGAAGAGTTGAAGTAAAAGTAGAAGATTCAAATGTAGTTTTAGATAGAGTTGGTGAAGATAAAGAATCATCAGCTTTCTGGGGAACTTACAGAGCTTTAATCAATAATGCCGTAACTGGGTTAAATGAAGGTTTTTCAAAATCTTTAGAAATCAACGGTGTTGGTTACAGAGCTGCTGTTAAAGGAAAAGTATTAGAATTACAATTAGGTTATTCACACCCTATTAATTATGATATCCCTGAAGGTTTGGAAATCTCTGTTGAGAAAAACATTATCCATGTAAAAGGTGCTGACAAACAACAAGTTGGTCAAGCTGCTGCAATTATTAGAGGCTTTAGAAAACCTGAACCATATAAAGGTAAAGGTGTTAAATATACTGACGAGCATATCGTTAGAAAAGCTGGTAAAACTGCTAAGAAATAA
- a CDS encoding CPBP family intramembrane glutamic endopeptidase produces the protein MRKINFFKIIEFFFIFILLPLFFFYKILPSVFVLPTLWILSFYVIFLLRNENNKALFDKFDFKDFLSVIKRFIIFSIAIFLFTYIFYEDKLFNFFYQKPNIYILVMILYPLLSVIPQELIFRKFFLFRYEYIFTPKALILLNAAVFGFIHIIFSNYIALLFSFIGGLLFIKTYINSKSLSLVCIEHALYGDLIFTVGLGEFFYHGNI, from the coding sequence ATGAGAAAAATCAATTTTTTTAAGATTATAGAGTTTTTTTTTATTTTTATACTTTTACCCCTTTTCTTTTTTTATAAGATTTTACCCTCTGTTTTTGTGTTGCCTACTCTTTGGATTCTCTCTTTTTATGTAATTTTTTTATTAAGGAACGAGAACAATAAAGCACTTTTTGATAAGTTTGATTTTAAAGATTTTTTGTCCGTAATAAAAAGATTTATTATCTTTTCTATTGCTATTTTTCTCTTTACATATATTTTTTATGAGGATAAATTATTTAATTTTTTTTATCAAAAACCAAATATTTATATTCTTGTAATGATTTTATATCCTCTTCTTTCCGTTATTCCTCAAGAACTTATTTTCAGAAAGTTTTTTCTTTTTAGATATGAGTATATATTTACTCCAAAAGCTTTGATACTGCTAAATGCAGCTGTATTTGGTTTTATTCATATAATCTTTTCAAACTACATTGCACTGCTTTTCAGTTTTATTGGAGGTTTACTTTTTATAAAAACCTATATAAACAGTAAATCTCTAAGTCTTGTATGTATTGAACATGCTTTATATGGAGATTTAATATTTACAGTAGGTTTAGGGGAGTTTTTTTATCACGGTAATATTTAA
- the rpsJ gene encoding 30S ribosomal protein S10: MEKIRLKLKAYDHRVLDRSVASIVEAVKRTGAELRGPIPLPTKIRKYTVLKGPHVNKDAREQFEIRVHTRMIDIIAATPDTVDSLMKLDLAPEVDVEVRSMGQE; encoded by the coding sequence ATGGAAAAAATTAGATTAAAGCTTAAAGCTTATGATCATAGAGTTTTAGACAGAAGTGTTGCTTCAATTGTTGAAGCTGTAAAAAGAACTGGTGCTGAGTTGAGAGGTCCAATTCCTCTTCCAACGAAAATCAGAAAATATACAGTTCTTAAAGGTCCTCACGTAAACAAAGACGCGAGAGAGCAATTCGAAATCAGAGTGCACACAAGAATGATTGATATCATTGCTGCAACTCCTGATACAGTAGATTCATTAATGAAACTAGACTTGGCTCCTGAAGTTGATGTTGAAGTTAGATCAATGGGTCAAGAATAA
- the rpsC gene encoding 30S ribosomal protein S3, whose product MGQKVNPIGLRLGINRNWESRWFPKFSNMPANVAEDDKIRKFVKKELYYAGVAQIIVERTAKKVRVTIVAARPGIIIGKKGADVEKLKNNLSALVGKEIAVNIKEERKPQLSGQLAAENVAQQLERRVAFRRAMKRVMQNALKSGAKGIKVSVSGRLGGAEMARTEWYLEGRVPLHTLRARIDYGFAEAHTTYGCIGIKVWIFKGEVLAKGIPHERDTASKPQKRRPSKRRGK is encoded by the coding sequence ATGGGTCAAAAAGTTAATCCAATAGGTTTAAGATTAGGTATCAACAGAAACTGGGAATCTAGATGGTTTCCTAAATTTTCAAATATGCCTGCTAACGTTGCTGAAGATGACAAAATCAGAAAATTTGTTAAAAAAGAGCTTTACTACGCTGGTGTTGCTCAAATTATTGTTGAAAGAACTGCTAAAAAAGTAAGAGTTACTATCGTTGCTGCTAGACCTGGTATTATTATCGGTAAAAAAGGTGCAGACGTAGAAAAACTTAAAAATAATCTTTCAGCTTTAGTTGGTAAAGAGATTGCAGTTAACATTAAAGAAGAGAGAAAACCACAACTTTCTGGACAATTAGCTGCTGAAAATGTTGCTCAACAATTAGAAAGAAGAGTTGCATTTAGAAGAGCTATGAAAAGAGTTATGCAAAATGCTCTTAAATCTGGTGCAAAAGGAATTAAAGTTTCTGTATCAGGAAGACTTGGTGGAGCTGAAATGGCTAGAACTGAGTGGTATTTAGAGGGAAGAGTTCCTTTACATACTTTAAGAGCTAGAATTGATTACGGTTTTGCTGAAGCTCATACAACTTACGGTTGTATCGGTATTAAAGTTTGGATTTTCAAAGGTGAAGTACTAGCTAAAGGTATTCCTCATGAGAGAGATACAGCTTCTAAACCACAAAAAAGAAGACCAAGTAAAAGAAGAGGTAAATAA
- the rpsH gene encoding 30S ribosomal protein S8, producing MMNDMIADALTRIRNAAMRKLEVATLLHSNTVVGILNVLEQKGYIEGFKEVEGENNKKTVQVTLKYDDNDNSVINELKRVSTPGRRVYKNASEIKSFKNGYGTIIVSTNKGVIANDEAHAANVGGEVLCTVW from the coding sequence ATGATGAATGATATGATCGCAGATGCTTTAACTAGAATTAGAAATGCTGCAATGAGAAAATTAGAAGTTGCAACATTATTACATTCTAATACAGTAGTCGGAATTTTAAATGTACTTGAGCAAAAAGGGTATATTGAAGGTTTCAAAGAAGTTGAAGGTGAAAACAATAAGAAAACTGTTCAAGTTACATTAAAATATGATGACAACGATAATTCTGTTATTAACGAATTAAAAAGAGTTTCAACTCCGGGAAGAAGAGTTTATAAAAACGCTTCTGAAATTAAAAGTTTCAAAAATGGATATGGTACAATCATTGTTTCTACAAACAAAGGTGTAATTGCAAATGATGAAGCACACGCTGCAAACGTAGGTGGTGAAGTGCTTTGTACTGTATGGTAG
- the rpsQ gene encoding 30S ribosomal protein S17, which yields MSTHKREIQGVVVKKAGDKTASVLVTRQVLHPKYHKTVKRFKKYLVHDEKNELNEGDTVVAIECRPLSKTKSFRLKKIVATGVK from the coding sequence ATGAGTACACATAAAAGAGAGATTCAAGGTGTAGTGGTTAAAAAAGCTGGTGACAAAACAGCATCTGTATTAGTTACTAGACAAGTTTTACACCCAAAATACCACAAAACTGTAAAAAGATTTAAAAAATATTTAGTTCATGATGAAAAAAATGAATTAAATGAGGGTGATACAGTCGTTGCAATCGAATGTAGACCTTTATCAAAGACTAAATCTTTTAGATTAAAGAAAATAGTAGCTACAGGAGTTAAATAA
- the rplX gene encoding 50S ribosomal protein L24 — MALKLKIKKGDTVKIIAGDDKGKTGEVLEVITSKRQVIVKDCKVAKKTVKPDQERNPEGGFVNKEMPIDISNVAKVEGE, encoded by the coding sequence ATGGCTTTAAAATTAAAGATTAAAAAAGGTGATACTGTAAAAATTATTGCTGGTGACGATAAGGGTAAAACTGGAGAAGTTTTAGAAGTTATCACATCAAAAAGACAAGTAATCGTTAAAGATTGCAAAGTAGCTAAAAAAACAGTTAAACCTGATCAAGAAAGAAACCCTGAAGGTGGTTTTGTAAACAAAGAGATGCCTATTGATATCTCTAATGTAGCAAAAGTAGAAGGTGAATAA
- the rplN gene encoding 50S ribosomal protein L14 yields MIQSFSRLNVADNTGAKEIMCIKVLGGSHRRYASVGDVIVASVKKALPTGKVKKGAVVKAVVVRTHKEVQRENGSLIRFDDNAAVILDTKKEPIGTRIFGPVAREVRYAGFMKIVSLAPEVL; encoded by the coding sequence ATGATTCAAAGTTTTTCAAGATTAAATGTAGCTGATAACACTGGTGCAAAAGAGATCATGTGTATCAAAGTTTTAGGTGGAAGCCACAGAAGATATGCATCTGTAGGTGACGTTATTGTTGCTTCAGTTAAAAAAGCATTACCAACTGGTAAAGTTAAAAAAGGTGCTGTAGTTAAAGCTGTAGTAGTAAGAACTCACAAAGAAGTTCAAAGAGAAAACGGATCTTTAATTAGATTTGACGACAATGCTGCAGTTATACTTGATACTAAAAAAGAACCAATTGGAACAAGAATTTTTGGACCTGTAGCAAGAGAAGTTAGATATGCAGGTTTCATGAAAATTGTTTCACTTGCTCCGGAGGTACTATAA
- the rplR gene encoding 50S ribosomal protein L18 has protein sequence MSRAKDIAKKNSLRAIRKKRVRGNIKGTAQTPRVTVFKSNKYLSAQAIDDVAGVTLAAVNSKALGLNVNKDNAVKVAATFAESLKSAGIETVVFDRNGYLYHGVVAAFADALRDNGIKL, from the coding sequence ATGAGTAGAGCAAAAGATATAGCAAAAAAGAACTCTTTAAGAGCAATCAGAAAAAAAAGAGTTAGAGGAAATATTAAAGGTACTGCGCAAACACCTAGAGTAACTGTATTTAAATCAAACAAATATTTAAGTGCACAAGCAATTGATGATGTTGCAGGTGTTACATTAGCAGCAGTTAATTCTAAAGCTTTAGGATTAAACGTTAATAAAGATAACGCAGTAAAAGTTGCAGCAACATTTGCTGAAAGCTTAAAATCTGCTGGAATTGAAACAGTAGTATTTGATAGAAACGGGTACCTTTATCATGGTGTAGTTGCAGCATTCGCTGATGCACTTAGAGATAACGGTATTAAATTATAA
- the rpsE gene encoding 30S ribosomal protein S5, with protein sequence MAAVNREDFQEAIVKIGRVTKVVKGGRRFRFTALVVVGDKNGTVGYGTGKAKEVPDAIKKALDDAFKSLVKVNIHGTTIAHDIEHKYNSSKILLKPASEGTGLIAGGAARPVLELSGVKDIIAKSLGSNNPNNLVQATVEALARIKG encoded by the coding sequence ATGGCAGCAGTAAATAGAGAAGATTTTCAAGAAGCAATCGTTAAAATCGGAAGAGTAACAAAAGTTGTAAAGGGTGGTAGAAGATTCAGATTTACAGCTTTAGTTGTTGTTGGAGATAAAAACGGTACAGTTGGATATGGTACAGGAAAAGCAAAAGAGGTTCCTGATGCAATTAAAAAAGCTTTAGATGATGCATTTAAATCTTTAGTAAAAGTTAATATTCATGGGACTACAATTGCTCATGATATTGAACATAAATACAATTCAAGTAAAATTTTATTAAAACCTGCATCAGAAGGTACAGGGCTTATCGCAGGTGGTGCGGCAAGACCTGTTCTTGAGCTTTCTGGAGTTAAAGATATTATTGCAAAATCTTTAGGTTCAAATAATCCAAACAACCTTGTACAAGCTACAGTTGAAGCATTAGCAAGAATTAAAGGATAA
- the rplE gene encoding 50S ribosomal protein L5, producing MSARLLERYNAEIKPTLETEFPKNKMLTAKLDKVVISVGAGEAMKDSKLMQNIQDTISLIAGQRAVQVIAKKSVAGFKVREGSPVGVKVTLRGERMYEFLDKLCSIALPRVKDFRGLNRNGFDGRGNFNFGLDEQLMFPEVVYDNIIKTHGMNISISTSADNDQEAYRLLELVGVPFTKGRA from the coding sequence ATGTCAGCAAGATTATTAGAAAGATACAATGCAGAAATAAAACCGACTTTAGAAACAGAGTTCCCTAAAAACAAAATGTTAACTGCAAAGTTAGACAAAGTTGTTATCTCTGTTGGTGCTGGTGAAGCTATGAAAGATAGTAAATTAATGCAAAATATTCAAGATACAATCTCTTTAATTGCAGGACAAAGAGCAGTTCAAGTAATTGCAAAAAAATCTGTTGCTGGATTTAAAGTAAGAGAAGGATCTCCTGTTGGTGTTAAAGTTACTCTAAGAGGTGAAAGAATGTATGAATTCTTAGATAAATTATGTTCTATTGCATTACCTAGAGTAAAAGACTTTAGAGGTCTTAACAGAAACGGTTTTGATGGTAGAGGTAACTTCAACTTTGGTTTAGATGAGCAATTAATGTTCCCGGAAGTTGTATATGATAATATTATTAAAACACATGGTATGAATATTTCAATTTCAACATCTGCTGATAATGATCAAGAAGCTTACAGATTATTAGAGCTTGTTGGAGTTCCATTTACTAAAGGAAGAGCGTAA
- the rplV gene encoding 50S ribosomal protein L22 produces the protein MGKAVLKFIRLSPTKARLIAREVQGMNAEYAIASLEFTPNKAAGVISKVIASAVANAGLEPQDAVITSARVDKGPVLKRYTPRARGSASPKHKPTAHIMIEVAAAEKGDK, from the coding sequence ATGGGAAAAGCAGTATTAAAATTTATTAGACTTTCTCCTACAAAAGCAAGATTAATAGCAAGAGAAGTTCAAGGAATGAACGCTGAATATGCAATTGCATCATTAGAATTTACTCCTAACAAAGCAGCAGGTGTTATATCAAAAGTTATTGCTTCGGCTGTAGCAAATGCAGGGTTAGAACCTCAAGACGCAGTTATCACATCTGCAAGAGTTGATAAAGGTCCTGTTCTAAAAAGATACACACCAAGAGCTAGAGGTAGTGCATCACCAAAACATAAACCAACTGCACACATTATGATTGAAGTAGCGGCTGCTGAAAAAGGAGACAAATAA
- the rpsS gene encoding 30S ribosomal protein S19, whose amino-acid sequence MARSIKKGPFVDAHLMKKVIKANEAKDRKPIKTWSRRSTVLPEMIGLTFNVHNGRNFVPVLVTENHVGYKLGEFAPTRTFKGHKGSVQKKVG is encoded by the coding sequence ATGGCAAGATCAATAAAAAAAGGTCCATTTGTAGACGCACACTTAATGAAAAAAGTTATCAAAGCTAATGAAGCTAAAGATAGAAAACCAATTAAAACATGGTCAAGAAGATCAACAGTATTACCTGAAATGATTGGTTTAACATTTAATGTGCATAATGGTAGAAATTTTGTACCAGTATTAGTAACAGAAAATCACGTTGGATATAAACTTGGTGAATTCGCTCCAACTAGAACATTTAAAGGGCATAAAGGCTCTGTACAAAAAAAGGTAGGGTGA
- the rplP gene encoding 50S ribosomal protein L16 produces the protein MLMPKRMKYRKYQKGRNRGKAQRGNSLAYGEFGIKALEHGRVDSRQIEAARIAMTRAIKRQGKVWIMVFPDKPLTAKPLETRMGKGKGAIDKWVMNIKPGRMCFEMAGVSEEMAKEALSLAQHKLPFKTKIVSRESENELF, from the coding sequence ATGTTAATGCCTAAAAGAATGAAATACAGAAAATACCAAAAAGGTAGAAACAGAGGTAAAGCACAAAGAGGAAACTCTTTAGCTTACGGAGAGTTTGGTATTAAAGCACTTGAACACGGAAGAGTTGATTCAAGACAAATCGAAGCTGCCAGAATTGCAATGACAAGAGCAATTAAAAGACAAGGTAAAGTTTGGATTATGGTATTCCCTGATAAACCGCTTACTGCAAAACCACTTGAAACAAGAATGGGTAAAGGTAAAGGTGCAATTGACAAATGGGTTATGAATATTAAGCCAGGTAGAATGTGCTTTGAAATGGCAGGTGTGTCTGAAGAAATGGCAAAAGAGGCTCTATCTTTAGCACAACATAAGTTACCATTTAAAACTAAAATTGTAAGTAGAGAAAGTGAAAATGAATTATTCTGA
- the rplB gene encoding 50S ribosomal protein L2, with translation MAIKKFRPITPARRFMSVMDTSDITSKPTVRSLLVKVKANAGRNNNGRITSRHKEAGAKKLYRIIDFKREKFNVEGTVLTVEYDPYRNCRICLVSYLDGDKRYIIQPSGLKIGDKVQAAESGLDILPGNAMKLQAIPVGTMVHNVELKPGKGAQLARSAGAYAQIMGREDKYVILRLPSGEMRKILGVCMATIGVVGNEDFSNMIVGKAGRTRHLGIRPQTRGSAMNPIDHPHGGGEGKTNSGRHPVTPWGMPTKGYKTRKKKASDKLIISRRKK, from the coding sequence ATGGCAATTAAAAAATTTAGACCGATAACTCCTGCTAGAAGATTTATGTCTGTAATGGACACTTCTGATATTACTTCAAAACCAACAGTAAGATCTTTACTTGTAAAAGTAAAAGCAAATGCTGGTAGAAATAATAACGGTAGAATTACTTCAAGACACAAAGAAGCAGGTGCTAAAAAATTATATAGAATTATTGATTTTAAAAGAGAAAAATTCAATGTAGAGGGTACAGTTCTTACTGTAGAATACGATCCTTATAGAAACTGTAGAATTTGTTTAGTTTCTTATTTAGACGGTGATAAAAGATATATTATCCAACCTTCTGGATTAAAAATCGGTGATAAAGTACAAGCTGCTGAGTCAGGACTTGATATTTTACCTGGTAACGCTATGAAACTACAAGCAATTCCTGTTGGTACAATGGTTCACAACGTTGAACTTAAACCTGGAAAAGGTGCACAATTAGCTAGATCTGCTGGTGCATATGCTCAAATCATGGGTAGAGAAGATAAATATGTTATCTTAAGATTACCATCAGGTGAAATGAGAAAAATTCTTGGTGTTTGTATGGCAACAATCGGTGTTGTTGGAAATGAAGATTTCTCTAATATGATTGTTGGTAAAGCTGGTAGAACTAGACATCTTGGTATTAGACCACAAACTAGAGGTTCTGCAATGAACCCGATTGATCACCCACACGGTGGTGGTGAAGGTAAAACTAACTCAGGAAGACATCCAGTTACTCCATGGGGTATGCCAACTAAAGGTTATAAAACTAGAAAGAAAAAAGCTAGTGATAAATTAATCATTTCAAGAAGAAAGAAGTAA